In Syngnathus scovelli strain Florida chromosome 10, RoL_Ssco_1.2, whole genome shotgun sequence, the following are encoded in one genomic region:
- the lnp1 gene encoding leukemia NUP98 fusion partner 1 has product MSLRLLPAIIMDDEDDDGNFTKWMSSYWGHGAEGRGGGGGGGHLRERKRSFRRPAKNRVDRRASLPTVSQLDAMKLNRLHAATTASHAKSREDKGEVKPHQRARRTSSDDNGRSKSAVPESRIGTIPELTESFQKRLCLQDKCTPSQNGDVKMCLLCHDNVYKNGAGLQEPHCAHTFHKESARRSEPCGSETAATCMVRRLLSDRRRSADEVGAVTPEKQQQQQQPFRRQLSLRRHR; this is encoded by the exons ATGTCGCTGAGGCTCTTGCCTGCCATCATCATGGACGACGAGGATGATGACGGCAACTTTACCAAGTGGATGAGCAGCTACTGGGGACACGGAGCCGAAGGACGCGGcggaggtggtggaggaggacACCTGCGTGAAAGGAAGCGAAGTTTTAGGAGACCGGCTAAGAACAGAGTTGACAGACGAGCATCTCTTCCAACAGTC TCCCAACTTGACGCCATGAAGCTGAACCGGTTACACGCGGCCACTACGGCGAGTCACGCGAAAAGCCGAGAGGACAAGGGTGAGGTCAAACCTCACCAGAGGGCTCGGCGGACATCCTCGGACGACAACGGACGCTCCAAGTCGGCCGTCCCGGAGAGCCGCATCGGAACCATCCCTGAGCTGACCGAATCCTTTCAAAAGAGACTTTGTCTTCAAGATAAATGCACCCCGTCCCAG aacGGCGATGTCAAGATGTGTCTGCTGTGTCATGACAACGTGTACAAAAATGGTGCTGGCCTTCAAGAGCCGCATTGTGCCCACACCTTCCACAAGGAG TCCGCTCGTAGGTCCGAGCCGTGCGGCAGCGAGACGGCCGCGACCTGCATGGTGAGGAGACTCCTGAGCGACAGGCGGAGGTCCGCGGATGAAGTCGGCGCCGTCACccctgaaaaacaacaacagcagcagcagccgttcCGCCGGCAGCTTTCCCTGCGCCGACACCGTTGA
- the tbc1d23 gene encoding TBC1 domain family member 23 isoform X2, producing MADAVEEALRGSWDQDLAEALDSGSSDMEMDKGVVHPQETSAQQRAKMWKIALNVSGKGDSLAQWDGILDLPEQTLIHSRSQQLIEQLQVSEEERGDMVSDVEAVVTFYCKSRNISFTSDLSWPHLLKPLLGLRLARSDLYNCFYAIMNKHIPRECVPKGRPFHLYRLLLQYHEPELCSFLDTKKITPDSYAINWMGSLFSSHCPADVTQALWDCYLQQADPFLIFFLMLIILVNAKESILDREGDSKDDIIKMLEESPALLEAEDIEDLFSLAQYYQSKTPLSLRKMNQNLFGSSLVALKEEDIDLSQALCLPVSVPEILLANQHQQDGVRFFVVDCRPAEQYNAGHLSTAFHLDSDLMLQNPSEFALSVKSLLEAQKQSLESGSVASGEHLCFMGSGREEEDMYMNMVLAHFLQKNKEYVSIAKGGFMALQQHLVDMNVEGLDSSYIHWIVSTSGSHSSLSSADGESLSDGKGVKSLVNKMTFALKSKSVNVKEKMISFIENTSTPVDRHVSSSDRVGKPYRGVKPVFSIGDEEEYDTDEIDSSSMSDDDRKEIVNVQTWTNKPDVKHHIPCNEVKETGHMFPSHLLVTATHMYCLREIAARKGFAYIQSRQALSSVVKITSKKKHPELITFKFGTNNSTGVEISAVERYLIPNAGDATKVIKQQIMKVLDALETS from the exons ATGGCGGATGCTGTGGAGGAAGCGCTCCGGGGCAGCTG GGACCAAGATTTAGCTGAGGCTCTGGACTCGGGTAGTTCCGACATGGAGATGGACAAAGGTGTCGTCCACCCTCAGGAGACTTCAGCTCAACAGAGAGCAAAGATGTGGAAG ATTGCGCTGAACGTGTCCGGGAAAGGAGACTCTCTGGCCCAATGGGATGGCATCCTTGATTTACCAGAACAGACGCTCATTCATAGTCGGAGTCAGCAGCTGATCG AGCAGCTTCAAGTGTCGGAGGAGGAGCGCGGCGACATGGTGTCCGACGTGGAGGCGGTGGTCACCTTCTACTGCAAGTCGCGCAATATCAGCTTCACTTCTGACCTGAGCTGGCCGCATCTACTCAAACCGTTGCTGGGCCTTCGGCTGGCCCGCAGCGACCTCTACAACTGCTTCTACGCCATTATGAACAAGCACATACCCCG GGAGTGTGTGCCCAAAGGTCGGCCGTTCCACCTATACCGACTGCTCCTGCAGTACCACGAACCTGAACTCTGCTCCTTCTTGGATACCAAAAAGATCACGCCTGACTCCTACGCCATCAACTGG ATGGGCAGCCTGTTCTCCAGCCACTGCCCGGCTGACGTCACCCAGGCTCTGTGGGACTGCTACCTCCAACAAGCGGACCCCTTCCTCATCTTCTTCCTTATGCTCATCATCCTCGTCAATGCCAA AGAGTCCATCCTTGACAGAGAAGGAGACAGCAAAGATGACATCATCA AAATGCTGGAAGAATCTCCTGCTCTTCTTGAAGCTGAGGACATCGAGGACTTATTTTCCTTGGCCCAGTACTACCAGAGCAAAACTCCTCTGTCGCTCAGGAAG ATGAACCAAAACCTGTTCGGTAGCAGTCTGGTGGCTCTGAAGGAGGAGGACATCGACCTGAGTCAGGCGCTCTGCCTCCCAGTGTCTGTCCCAGAAATCCTCCTGGCCAACCAACATCAGCAG GATGGGGTGCGATTCTTTGTGGTGGACTGCCGGCCGGCTGAGCAGTACAACGCCGGTCATCTGTCCACTGCCTTCCATCTGGACTCAGACCTG ATGCTCCAGAACCCATCCGAGTTTGCTCTGTCGGTCAAGTCCCTCTTGGAGGCTCAGAAGCAGTCCTTGGAGTCGGGCTCGGTCGCCAGCGGAGAGCACCTGTGCTTCATGGGCAGCGGCAGAGAGGAGGAGGACATGTACATGAACATGGTGCTGGCCCACTTCCTGCAG AAAAATAAAGAGTATGTCAGCATTGCTAAGGGGGGATTCATGG CTCTCCAGCAGCACCTGGTGGACATGAACGTGGAGGGCTTGGACTCGTCGTACATCCACTGGATCGTCAGCACGTCGGGATCTCACAGCAGTCTCAGCTCGGCAGAC GGGGAGTCTCTGAGCGACGGCAAAGGCGTCAAATCTTTGGTCAACAAAATGACTTTTGCCCTCAAGTCCAAGTCGGTGAATGTGAAAGAGAAGATGATAAGCTTCATTGAAAACACGTCCACCCCTGTGGACAG ACACGTGAGCAGCAGCGACCGCGTGGGCAAACCTTACCGCGGAGTAAAGCCCGTTTTCAGCATCGGCGACGAAGAGGAGTACGACACAG ACGAGATCGACAGTTCCTCCATGTCGGACGACGACCGGAAGGAGATTGTCAACGTTCAGACGTGGACCAACAAGCCCGACGTCAAACATCACATCCCGTGTAACGAGGTGAAGGAGACCGGTCACATGTTCCCCAG CCACTTGCTGGTCACCGCCACGCACATGTACTGCCTTCGCGAGATCGCCGCCAGGAAGGGCTTCGCTTACATCCAGTCCAGACAAGCGCTGAGCTCCGTGGTGAAGATCACGTCCAAGAAGAAGCACCCGGAGCTCATCACTTTCAAATTTGGCACCAACAACTCCACCGGAGTGGAGATTTCCGCAGTGGAACG ATATCTTATCCCCAACGCCGGAGACGCCACCAAGGTGATCAAGCAGCAGATCATGAAGGTCCTCGACGCGCTGGAGACTTCGTAA
- the nit2 gene encoding omega-amidase NIT2 produces the protein MSTITKAMSKFRLAVIQLQVGSVKADNLSRARKLIDEAAGQGSKVVLLPECFNSPYGSGFFPTYAEKIPGESTQLLSQAAKDNKVYLVGGSIPEEDAGKLYNSCLVFGPDGQLLVKHRKIHLFDIDIPGKICFQESETLSPGNTLSMFETPFCKVGVGICYDLRFAELAQLYSRKGCQLLLYPGAFNMTTGPAHWELLQRGRAVDNQVYVATASPARDESATYVAWGHSTVVNPWGEVISKAGAEETVIYADIDLQYLAEVRQQIPITSQRRHDVYDVTSPQEEAR, from the exons ATGTCTACAATAACGAAGGCAATGTCCA AGTTCCGGCTTGCCGTCATCCAGCTGCAGGTGGGAAGCGTCAAGGCGGACAACCTGAGCCGGGCTCGGAAACTCATTGACGAGGCGGCGGGACAAGGCAGCAAAGTGGTGCTACTTCCG GAATGCTTCAATTCACCTTATGGGAGCGGCTTCTTTCCCACCTACGCTGAGAAGATCCCAGGAGAGTCCACGCAGCTTCTTTCCCAGGCAGCCAAGGACAACAAGGTCTACCTGGTAGGAG GTTCCATCCCCGAGGAGGATGCAGGGAAGTTATACAACAGCTGTCTGGTGTTTGGACCTGATGGACAGCTCCTTGTCAAACACAGGAAG ATCCACCTGTTCGATATCGACATTCCAGGCAAGATCTGCTTCCAGGAATCGGAAACGCTCAGCCCAGGAAACACCTTGTCCATGTTTGAAACAC CCTTCTGCAAAGTGGGCGTAGGGATTTGTTATGATTTGAGGTTTGCCGAGTTGGCGCAGCTCTACAGCAGGAAGG ggtgtcagctgTTGCTCTATCCCGGAGCCTTCAACATGACCACAGGTCCGGCCCACTGGGAGCTCCTGCAGAGGGGCAG AGCTGTGGACAACCAGGTGTACGTGGCCACGGCTTCACCCGCCAGGGACGAGAGCGCCACCTACGTGGCCTGGGGTCACAGCACTGTGGTGAACCCCTG GGGGGAGGTTATCTCGAAAGCCGGAGCGGAGGAGACTGTGATCTACGCCGATATCG ACCTTCAGTACCTGGCTGAAGTTCGGCAGCAGATCCCCATCACCAGCCAGCGCCGCCATGACGTCTACGACGTCACCTCCCCGCAGGAAGAGGCCAGATGA
- the tbc1d23 gene encoding TBC1 domain family member 23 isoform X1 yields the protein MADAVEEALRGSWDQDLAEALDSGSSDMEMDKGVVHPQETSAQQRAKMWKIALNVSGKGDSLAQWDGILDLPEQTLIHSRSQQLIEQLQVSEEERGDMVSDVEAVVTFYCKSRNISFTSDLSWPHLLKPLLGLRLARSDLYNCFYAIMNKHIPRECVPKGRPFHLYRLLLQYHEPELCSFLDTKKITPDSYAINWMGSLFSSHCPADVTQALWDCYLQQADPFLIFFLMLIILVNAKESILDREGDSKDDIIKMLEESPALLEAEDIEDLFSLAQYYQSKTPLSLRKMNQNLFGSSLVALKEEDIDLSQALCLPVSVPEILLANQHQQDGVRFFVVDCRPAEQYNAGHLSTAFHLDSDLMLQNPSEFALSVKSLLEAQKQSLESGSVASGEHLCFMGSGREEEDMYMNMVLAHFLQKNKEYVSIAKGGFMALQQHLVDMNVEGLDSSYIHWIVSTSGSHSSLSSADGESLSDGKGVKSLVNKMTFALKSKSVNVKEKMISFIENTSTPVDRISFNLPWPEKVIPDRHVSSSDRVGKPYRGVKPVFSIGDEEEYDTDEIDSSSMSDDDRKEIVNVQTWTNKPDVKHHIPCNEVKETGHMFPSHLLVTATHMYCLREIAARKGFAYIQSRQALSSVVKITSKKKHPELITFKFGTNNSTGVEISAVERYLIPNAGDATKVIKQQIMKVLDALETS from the exons ATGGCGGATGCTGTGGAGGAAGCGCTCCGGGGCAGCTG GGACCAAGATTTAGCTGAGGCTCTGGACTCGGGTAGTTCCGACATGGAGATGGACAAAGGTGTCGTCCACCCTCAGGAGACTTCAGCTCAACAGAGAGCAAAGATGTGGAAG ATTGCGCTGAACGTGTCCGGGAAAGGAGACTCTCTGGCCCAATGGGATGGCATCCTTGATTTACCAGAACAGACGCTCATTCATAGTCGGAGTCAGCAGCTGATCG AGCAGCTTCAAGTGTCGGAGGAGGAGCGCGGCGACATGGTGTCCGACGTGGAGGCGGTGGTCACCTTCTACTGCAAGTCGCGCAATATCAGCTTCACTTCTGACCTGAGCTGGCCGCATCTACTCAAACCGTTGCTGGGCCTTCGGCTGGCCCGCAGCGACCTCTACAACTGCTTCTACGCCATTATGAACAAGCACATACCCCG GGAGTGTGTGCCCAAAGGTCGGCCGTTCCACCTATACCGACTGCTCCTGCAGTACCACGAACCTGAACTCTGCTCCTTCTTGGATACCAAAAAGATCACGCCTGACTCCTACGCCATCAACTGG ATGGGCAGCCTGTTCTCCAGCCACTGCCCGGCTGACGTCACCCAGGCTCTGTGGGACTGCTACCTCCAACAAGCGGACCCCTTCCTCATCTTCTTCCTTATGCTCATCATCCTCGTCAATGCCAA AGAGTCCATCCTTGACAGAGAAGGAGACAGCAAAGATGACATCATCA AAATGCTGGAAGAATCTCCTGCTCTTCTTGAAGCTGAGGACATCGAGGACTTATTTTCCTTGGCCCAGTACTACCAGAGCAAAACTCCTCTGTCGCTCAGGAAG ATGAACCAAAACCTGTTCGGTAGCAGTCTGGTGGCTCTGAAGGAGGAGGACATCGACCTGAGTCAGGCGCTCTGCCTCCCAGTGTCTGTCCCAGAAATCCTCCTGGCCAACCAACATCAGCAG GATGGGGTGCGATTCTTTGTGGTGGACTGCCGGCCGGCTGAGCAGTACAACGCCGGTCATCTGTCCACTGCCTTCCATCTGGACTCAGACCTG ATGCTCCAGAACCCATCCGAGTTTGCTCTGTCGGTCAAGTCCCTCTTGGAGGCTCAGAAGCAGTCCTTGGAGTCGGGCTCGGTCGCCAGCGGAGAGCACCTGTGCTTCATGGGCAGCGGCAGAGAGGAGGAGGACATGTACATGAACATGGTGCTGGCCCACTTCCTGCAG AAAAATAAAGAGTATGTCAGCATTGCTAAGGGGGGATTCATGG CTCTCCAGCAGCACCTGGTGGACATGAACGTGGAGGGCTTGGACTCGTCGTACATCCACTGGATCGTCAGCACGTCGGGATCTCACAGCAGTCTCAGCTCGGCAGAC GGGGAGTCTCTGAGCGACGGCAAAGGCGTCAAATCTTTGGTCAACAAAATGACTTTTGCCCTCAAGTCCAAGTCGGTGAATGTGAAAGAGAAGATGATAAGCTTCATTGAAAACACGTCCACCCCTGTGGACAG AATATCTTTCAATCTGCCCTGGCCAGAGAAGGTGATTCCTGATAG ACACGTGAGCAGCAGCGACCGCGTGGGCAAACCTTACCGCGGAGTAAAGCCCGTTTTCAGCATCGGCGACGAAGAGGAGTACGACACAG ACGAGATCGACAGTTCCTCCATGTCGGACGACGACCGGAAGGAGATTGTCAACGTTCAGACGTGGACCAACAAGCCCGACGTCAAACATCACATCCCGTGTAACGAGGTGAAGGAGACCGGTCACATGTTCCCCAG CCACTTGCTGGTCACCGCCACGCACATGTACTGCCTTCGCGAGATCGCCGCCAGGAAGGGCTTCGCTTACATCCAGTCCAGACAAGCGCTGAGCTCCGTGGTGAAGATCACGTCCAAGAAGAAGCACCCGGAGCTCATCACTTTCAAATTTGGCACCAACAACTCCACCGGAGTGGAGATTTCCGCAGTGGAACG ATATCTTATCCCCAACGCCGGAGACGCCACCAAGGTGATCAAGCAGCAGATCATGAAGGTCCTCGACGCGCTGGAGACTTCGTAA
- the LOC125967847 gene encoding ICOS ligand isoform X1, producing MRGPGLLLSFFFTCCNAWDEECVLGIVGHPLQLSCFYPEALNLANVSVEWRRNEKKVVRDENDNDDTLTGNFTLNLPAVDPEEDNASYSVIISARENRSLEACSLCVRVAAPFSAPELRWEAAVEDGPSVFQCDSGGGFPEPVVDWLIDDGAQEIPEGSVQTQVELREDSRLYSVTSYLSVNVTNNNVSCVVHNTLLNQTLTSTTCMWDVTAGDAVWHGPVVTRAKDALWVFSTALCVVVGIMVAVGLGYQIHLDRVSKRKKIQHQNRRDRGYRRRRQQSEETEVVTLHSWESNV from the exons ATGCGCGGGCCAGGACTACtgctcagcttcttcttcacctgCTGCAACGCTTGGG ACGAGGAGTGCGTACTGGGCATTGTGGGCCATCCGCTGCAGCTTTCCTGCTTTTACCCGGAAGCCCTCAACTTGGCCAATGTCTCTGTTGAGTGGAGGAGAAATGAGAAGAAGGTGGTTCGAGACGAAAATGACAACGACGACACTCTCACCGGCAATTTCACACTAAACCTGCCCGCCGTGGACCCAGAAGAAGACAACGCATCCTATAGTGTCATTATTAGCGCTCGGGAAAACCGAAGCCTGGAGGCCTGCTCGCTCTGTGTCAGGGTCGCTG CTCCATTTAGCGCTCCTGAGCTACGGTGGGAGGCGGCGGTGGAGGATGGCCCCAGTGTCTTCCAGTGCGATTCAGGGGGCGGCTTCCCCGAGCCGGTTGTGGACTGGCTGATTGACGACGGGGCCCAGGAAATCCCAGAGGGCTCGGTACAGACCCAGGTGGAGCTGCGGGAAGACTCTCGTCTCTACTCCGTCACCAGCTACTTGAGCGTCAACGTGACGAACAACAACGTGTCCTGCGTTGTTCACAACACGCTACTCAACCAGACCCTTACCTCCACCACATGTATGTGGGATGTCACTGCTGGGG ACGCGGTGTGGCATGGCCCCGTGGTGACCCGGGCCAAAGACGCCCTGTGGGTATTCAGCACGGCTCTGTGCGTTGTGGTGGGTATCATGGTGGCCGTGGGCTTGGGCTACCAGATCCACCTGGACCGGGTGAGCAAGAGGAAGAAGATACAACACCAGAACAGAAGGGACAGAG GTTACCGCAGGAGACGTCAGCAATCGGAGGAAACAGAAGTGGTCACGTTGCATTCGTGGGAGTCCAACGTCTAA
- the LOC125967847 gene encoding ICOS ligand isoform X2, translated as MRGPGLLLSFFFTCCNAWDEECVLGIVGHPLQLSCFYPEALNLANVSVEWRRNEKKVVRDENDNDDTLTGNFTLNLPAVDPEEDNASYSVIISARENRSLEACSLCVRVAAPFSAPELRWEAAVEDGPSVFQCDSGGGFPEPVVDWLIDDGAQEIPEGSVQTQVELREDSRLYSVTSYLSVNVTNNNVSCVVHNTLLNQTLTSTTYAVWHGPVVTRAKDALWVFSTALCVVVGIMVAVGLGYQIHLDRVSKRKKIQHQNRRDRGYRRRRQQSEETEVVTLHSWESNV; from the exons ATGCGCGGGCCAGGACTACtgctcagcttcttcttcacctgCTGCAACGCTTGGG ACGAGGAGTGCGTACTGGGCATTGTGGGCCATCCGCTGCAGCTTTCCTGCTTTTACCCGGAAGCCCTCAACTTGGCCAATGTCTCTGTTGAGTGGAGGAGAAATGAGAAGAAGGTGGTTCGAGACGAAAATGACAACGACGACACTCTCACCGGCAATTTCACACTAAACCTGCCCGCCGTGGACCCAGAAGAAGACAACGCATCCTATAGTGTCATTATTAGCGCTCGGGAAAACCGAAGCCTGGAGGCCTGCTCGCTCTGTGTCAGGGTCGCTG CTCCATTTAGCGCTCCTGAGCTACGGTGGGAGGCGGCGGTGGAGGATGGCCCCAGTGTCTTCCAGTGCGATTCAGGGGGCGGCTTCCCCGAGCCGGTTGTGGACTGGCTGATTGACGACGGGGCCCAGGAAATCCCAGAGGGCTCGGTACAGACCCAGGTGGAGCTGCGGGAAGACTCTCGTCTCTACTCCGTCACCAGCTACTTGAGCGTCAACGTGACGAACAACAACGTGTCCTGCGTTGTTCACAACACGCTACTCAACCAGACCCTTACCTCCACCACAT ACGCGGTGTGGCATGGCCCCGTGGTGACCCGGGCCAAAGACGCCCTGTGGGTATTCAGCACGGCTCTGTGCGTTGTGGTGGGTATCATGGTGGCCGTGGGCTTGGGCTACCAGATCCACCTGGACCGGGTGAGCAAGAGGAAGAAGATACAACACCAGAACAGAAGGGACAGAG GTTACCGCAGGAGACGTCAGCAATCGGAGGAAACAGAAGTGGTCACGTTGCATTCGTGGGAGTCCAACGTCTAA
- the tomm70a gene encoding mitochondrial import receptor subunit TOM70: MAASKPVEPQSGTGLPRWQLALLVGAPIVLGVGAVYLWNRSKAKGRPGKGSGERITPEGSASPEQGQDSASRANQGLDNMSPLDRAQAAKNKGNKYFKAAKYDNAIKCYTEAIALCPAEQKSDLSTFYQNRAAAFEQQMKWTEVVQDCSEAVKLNPRYVKALFRRAKALEKLDNKKECLEDVTAVCILEAFQNQQSMLLADKVLKQLGKEKAKEKYKNREPMMPSPQFIKSYFGSFTDDIISQPLQKGEKKDEDKDKEGEASEVTASSGYLKAKHFMEEENYDKIISECTKEVDSEGRYTAEALLLRATFYLLIGNAIAAQPDLDRVINMQEANVKLRANALIKRGSMYMQQQQPMLSTQDFNMAAEIDTRNPDVYHHRGQLKILLDQVDEAVGDFDECILLRPDSALAQAQKCFALYRQAYTGHNPSQVQIAMDGFEDVIRRFPKCAEGYALYAQALTDQQQFGKADEMYDKCIELEPDNATTYVHKGLLQLQWKQDLDLGLDLISKAIEIDNKCDFAYETMGTIEVQRGNLDKAIEMFNKAINLAKSEMEMAHLYSLCDAAYAQTEVARKYGLKPPTL; the protein is encoded by the exons ATGGCTGCCTCCAAGCCAGTCGAGCCGCAGTCCGGCACCGGCCTTCCCCGTTGGCAGCTGGCTCTGCTGGTCGGCGCTCCCATCGTGCTCGGGGTGGGAGCCGTGTACCTGTGGAACCGCAGCAAGGCGAAGGGACGCCCGGGGAAAGGCAGCGGGGAACGGATAACACCAGAAGGCAGCGCCAGTCCGGAGCAGGGCCAAGACAGCGCTTCGAGAGCCAACCAGGGGCTGGACAACATG AGCCCTTTGGACAGGGCCCAAGCAGCAAAGAACAAAGGCAACAAATACTTTAAGGCAGCCAAGTATGACAATGCCATCAAGTGTTACACCGAGGCCATCGCGCTCTGCCCAGCCGAGCAGAAAAGCGACCTGTCAACGTTCTACCAGAACCGAGCAGCGGCCTTCGAACAGCAG ATGAAATGGACTGAGGTGGTGCAGGACTGCTCAGAAGCTGTGAAGCTCAACCCGCGCTATGTCAAAGCTCTTTTCAGGAGGGCCAAAGCTTTAGAGAAGCTGGACAATAAGAAGGAATGCTTAGAAG ATGTCACTGCTGTGTGTATCCTGGAGGCCTTCCAGAACCAACAGAGCATGCTGCTGGCAGATAAGGTGCTCAAGCAGCTGGGGAAGGAGAAGGCTAAAGAAAAATACAAG AACCGTGAGCCGATGATGCCTTCGCCTCAGTTCATCAAGTCCTACTTTGGTTCCTTCACCGATGACATCATCTCACAGCCCCTGCAGAAGGGCGAGAAGAAGGATGAGGATAAAGACAAGGAGGGCGAGGCCTCTGAAGTCACGGCCAG CTCGGGCTACCTGAAGGCCAAGCATTTCATGGAGGAGGAGAACTACGACAAGATAATCAGCGAGTGCACCAAGGAAGTGGACTCTGAGGGCCGCTACACGGCCGAGGCGCTGCTGCTGCGCGCCACCTTCTATCTGCTGATCGGCAACGCCATCGCCGCTCAGCCCGACTTGGACCGCGTCATCAACATGCAAGAGGCCAACGTCAAG CTGCGAGCCAACGCTCTCATCAAGCGTGGCAGCATGTacatgcagcagcagcaacccaTGCTGTCCACGCAGGACTTCAACATGGCGGCGGAGATCGACACGCGCAACCCCGACGTGTACCACCACAGGGGGCAG CTGAAGATCCTGCTGGACCAGGTGGATGAAGCCGTGGGGGACTTTGACGAGTGTATCCTGCTCAGGCCCGACTCGGCTCTCGCCCAGGCACAGAAATGTTTCGCATTG TATAGACAAGCGTACACGGGCCACAACCCATCACAAGTCCAGATCGCCATGGATGGCTTCGAGGACGTTATCAGAAGGTTCCCCAAGTGCGCTGAGGGCTATGCGCTCTACGCTCAG GCTTTGACCGATCAGCAGCAGTTTGGCAAAGCCGACGAGATGTATGACAAGTGTATTGAGCTGGAACCCGACAACGCCACGACATATGTCCACAAAGG ATTGTTACAGCTCCAGTGGAAGCAAGACCTAGACTTGGGTCTAGACCTCATCAGCAAGGCCATCGAGATTGACAACAAATGTGACTTTGCCTATGAAACGATGGGAACAATTGAAGTTCAAAG gggcaATCTGGACAAAGCGATAGAGATGTTCAACAAGGCCATCAACCTGGCCAAATCGGAGATGGAGATGGCACACTTGTACTCGCTGTGCGACGCGGCGTACGCCCAGACGGAGGTGGCCAGGAAGTACGGCCTCAAGCCGCCAACGCTCTAA
- the gtpbp6 gene encoding putative GTP-binding protein 6, which yields MAIVRRLHAWSSFLHRVRARNSRAVASVPPAWTSCFPLHGDAPTPQCSRAFGLSCSILRRWDDFTEGAGFTELEDDEDEDSMEEEADELFRELQPATTLRGGPHRIFVVHPDVKWGSRKQHLTTAELMMAEAVALVNTLDKWSVVDRLILSTKTPGKRKIFGKGNFQMLTERIRRTAGITAVFVNVERLSPSSERELEEAWGVKVLDRYSLVLHIFRCNAKTKEAKLQISLAEIPLLRSRLKNEFVNMDQQGGGNRYIGGSGETLLEVQQRVLREREMKIRTALEKLSRKRQLLRTRRKHKEFPIVSVLGYTNCGKTTLIKALTGDAGMQPQDRLFATLDVTVHAGLLPSRVTVLYVDTIGFLSQLPHQLIDSFAATLEDIKHSDVLVHVRDVSHPENVNQKANVLNVLRNLRVPDALMSSMIEVHNKIDLIDNYESTETDALAISALEGRGLEVLKLRVEERVVAATGKRLVSLKVDLSTPQLSWLYREAAVQDVSVDADEGSAVVQVVIGNAAYGRYRKMFG from the exons ATGGCAATCGTGAGGAGGCTCCACGCGTGGTCGTCTTTCTTGCACCGAGTCCGTGCACGCAACAGCCGGGCAGTAGCGTCAGTTCCCCCAGCGTGGACGAGCTGCTTTCCACTGCATGGAGATGCCCCCACGCCGCAGTGCAGCAGAGCGTTTGGCCTCTCCTGCTCCATCCTGAGGCGCTGGGACGACTTCACTGAAGGCGCAG GTTTCACAGAGCTGGAagatgatgaggatgaagactcgatggaggaggaggcggacgaGCTGTTCCGAGAGTTGCAGCCTGCCACGACCCTCAGAGGTGGCCCGCACCGGATCTTTGTGGTCCACCCTGATGTGAAGTGGGGAAGCAGGAAGCAACACCTGACCACAG ccGAGCTGATGATGGCAGAGGCGGTGGCGCTGGTCAACACGCTGGACAAGTGGTCCGTGGTGGATCGCCTCATCCTGTCCACCAAGACCCCAGGGAAGAGAAAGATCTTCGGCAAAGGAAACTTCCAGATGCTCACAG AGAGAATCAGACGGACAGCGGGCATCACTGCCGTTTTTGTCAACGTGGAGCGCCTGTCGCCATCGTCAGAG agggagctaGAGGAGGCGTGGGGGGTGAAGGTGTTGGACCGATACTCACTGGTGCTGCATATCTTCCGCTGTAATGCAAAAACCAAAGAGGCTAAGCTGCAAATCTCGCTGGCTGAAATCCCTCTGCTAAG GTCACGTTTGAAAAATGAATTTGTCAACATGGACCAGCAGGGTGGCGGAAACCGGTACATCGGAGGATCGG GCGAGACACTACTGGAGGTCCAGCAAAGGGTGTTGAGGGAGCGTGAGATGAAGATTCGCACGGCGCTGGAAAAGCTGAGCAGGAAGCGGCAACTGCTTCGAACCCGTCGGAAGCACAAAGAGTTTCCCATCGTCTCTGTGCTGGGATACACAAACTGTG GCAAAACAACGCTAATCAAAGCGCTGACGGGCGACGCGGGGATGCAACCGCAAGATCGGCTTTTCGCCACGCTGGACGTGACTGTGCACGCGGGCCTGCTGCCCAGCCGGGTCACCGTCCTCTACGTGGACACCATCGGTTTCCTTTCGCAGCTGCCGCACCAGCTCATCGACTCGTTCGCCGCCACGCTGGAAGACATCAAGCACTCG GACGTGTTGGTTCACGTGCGGGACGTGAGCCATCCGGAGAACGTCAACCAGAAGGCCAACGTGTTGAACGTCTTGAGGAACCTCCGAGTGCCAGACGCACTCATGAGCTCCATGATCGAAGTCCATAACAAGATTGACCTCATCGACAA TTACGAATCGACGGAAACCGACGCCCTGGCCATCTCGGCCCTGGAAGGCCGTGGCCTGGAGGTTCTGAAGTTAAGAGTGGAAGAGCGCGTGGTGGCCGCGACGGGCAAACGCCTCGTCAGCCTGAAGGTGGACCTCAGTACGCCGCAGCTCAG TTGGCTGTACAGGGAGGCCGCCGTTCAGGACGTCAGCGTGGACGCCGACGAGGGCTCGGCCGTCGTTCAGGTGGTCATCGGCAACGCCGCGTACGGGCGCTACAGAAAGATGTTTGGCTAG